In Carya illinoinensis cultivar Pawnee chromosome 7, C.illinoinensisPawnee_v1, whole genome shotgun sequence, the following are encoded in one genomic region:
- the LOC122315209 gene encoding putative UDP-rhamnose:rhamnosyltransferase 1, translating to MDSENTTKMDAMADNLPKKLHIAMFPWLAFGHIIPFLELSKHIARKGHHISFISTPRNIERLPKIPLDLVSFITFVKLPLPHVQNLPENAEATMDVPHHIIPYLKIAYDNLQEPLSRFLEASTPDWIVCDFAPHWLPPIALKLCISRAFFSVFSASCIGFLGPPAESSVMEDAIYPKGTRMEPERLTVTPKWVPFPTKVAFPLFMAKKMALGLYEANASGISDWFRQSKVVLGTEVMAVKSCMEVEGEWLKLIGKLYNLPIIPVGLLPPSAEDQGGHDEHKDSTWGSIVEWLDKQEKGSVVYVAFGSETKPSQEDFKELALGLDQSGLPFFLVLRKHNSQENGEDLDDQNIPEGFEERTRDRGVLWKGWAPQVKILGHESVGGYFTHCGWSSVTEAFQFGRPLIMLPIFGDQVLNAKLLEEMQTGAEVPRNEQDGSFSRESVAKTLRLVMKDAQGQIYRDKAKEMMTSFGDKQLQYRYVDKFVEFLEKHGQACGDR from the coding sequence ATGGACTCAGAGAATACCACAAAAATGGACGCCATGGCTGATAATCTGCCTAAGAAGCTTCACATAGCCATGTTCCCATGGCTTGCCTTCGGTCACATAATCCCGTTCTTAGAGCTCAGCAAGCACATAGCTCGAAAGGGTCATCATATTTCATTCATTTCTACTCCTAGAAACATTGAACGCCTCCCAAAGATCCCTCTAGATCTAGTATCTTTCATAACTTTTGTGAAGTTGCCCTTGCCCCATGTACAGAACCTCCCAGAAAACGCAGAGGCCACCATGGACGTACCACATCACATAATTCCATATCTTAAAATAGCTTACGATAATCTCCAGGAACCTTTATCTCGTTTCTTAGAAGCCTCCACTCCCGATTGGATTGTATGTGACTTTGCCCCCCATTGGTTACCACCAATTGCTCTTAAGCTATGCATCTCACGGGCGTTCTTCAGTGTTTTCAGTGCATCATGTATAGGTTTCCTTGGACCACCAGCAGAGTCGAGTGTGATGGAAGATGCTATATATCCAAAGGGGACGAGGATGGAGCCAGAGCGTTTAACTGTAACTCCCAAATGGGTTCCCTTTCCAACAAAAGTTGCGTTTCCGCTCTTTATGGCAAAGAAAATGGCGCTTGGCTTATATGAAGCAAATGCTTCTGGTATTTCCGATTGGTTTCGTCAGAGTAAAGTGGTGTTAGGCACCGAAGTCATGGCTGTTAAATCTTGCATGGAGGTCGAAGGTGAGTGGTTGAAACTTATCGGAAAACTTTATAATTTACCTATAATTCCAGTGGGCTTATTGCCACCGTCGGCGGAAGATCAAGGCGGACATGACGAACACAAGGATAGCACTTGGGGAAGCATTGTTGAGTGGTTAGACAAGCAAGAGAAAGGGTCAGTGGTTTACGTTGCATTTGGAAGTGAGACCAAACCAAGTCAAGAAGACTTCAAGGAGTTGGCTCTTGGGCTAGATCAATCGGGTTTGCCTTTCTTTCTTGTTCTAAGAAAGCACAATAGCCAAGAAAATGGAGAAGACTTGGATGATCAGAATATTCCTGAAGGATTTGAGGAACGAACCAGAGATCGTGGGGTTCTTTGGAAGGGTTGGGCCCCTCAAGTCAAGATATTAGGTCACGAGTCAGTTGGGGGTTACTTTACACACTGTGGTTGGAGTTCAGTCACAGAGGCATTCCAGTTTGGACGTCCACTTATTATGTTGCCCATTTTTGGGGACCAAGTACTGAATGCTAAGCTTTTAGAGGAGATGCAGACAGGAGCAGAGGTACCCAGAAATGAGCAAGACGGGTCGTTTAGCAGGGAGTCTGTGGCCAAAACGCTAAGGTTGGTGATGAAGGATGCACAGGGACAGATTTACAGGGATAAAGctaaggagatgatgacaagtTTTGGAGACAAGCAACTCCAGTACCGATATGTAGACAAATTCGTTGAGTTTCTTGAGAAACATGGACAGGCTTGTGGTGATCGCTAA